One Micromonospora sp. WMMD812 genomic window carries:
- a CDS encoding biotin carboxylase N-terminal domain-containing protein has translation MIESLLVANRGEIARRVIRTAKRLGIRAIAVHSEADAGLPFVTEADEAVCVGPANPAQSYRNTEAILAAAKSTGAQAIHPGYGFLSENADFARTVESSGLIWVGPGADAITAMGDKINARNLMAAAGVPVAPGATEPAADLAAAVAAAAEVGYPVMVKAAAGGGGMGMGVAADEAALRTEYDKVRSFAERMFGDGSVLIERYFPRVRHVEVQILGLADGRVVALGERECSVQRRNQKLVEESPSPAVSPELRERFLAAAVRAGEAVNYRNAGTVECLFDPSTSEFFFLEMNTRLQVEHPVTELVYGLDLVEEQLRVASGLAPTFDPAALAPRGHAIELRINAEDPKRFLPGPGAITAWTEPIGAGVRVDSGYVNGNTVTPFYDSLMAKLIVSGADRAEAIERARAAVAAFEIAGPKCNLPFFAELLENPEFLSGDYDTAIVSRMR, from the coding sequence ATGATCGAGTCACTGCTGGTCGCCAACCGGGGCGAGATCGCCCGTCGGGTCATCCGTACCGCCAAGCGGCTCGGTATCCGCGCGATCGCGGTGCACTCGGAAGCCGACGCCGGCCTGCCCTTCGTCACCGAGGCCGACGAGGCGGTCTGCGTCGGCCCGGCCAATCCGGCGCAGAGCTACCGCAACACCGAGGCGATCCTCGCCGCCGCCAAGTCCACCGGCGCACAGGCGATCCACCCCGGCTACGGCTTCCTGTCGGAGAACGCCGACTTCGCCCGTACCGTCGAGTCGAGCGGCCTGATCTGGGTCGGGCCCGGCGCGGACGCGATCACCGCGATGGGCGACAAGATCAATGCCCGGAACCTGATGGCGGCGGCCGGGGTTCCGGTCGCACCCGGCGCCACCGAACCGGCGGCCGACCTGGCCGCGGCGGTCGCCGCGGCGGCGGAGGTCGGCTACCCCGTCATGGTCAAGGCGGCGGCCGGCGGTGGTGGTATGGGCATGGGCGTGGCCGCCGACGAGGCCGCGCTGCGCACCGAGTACGACAAGGTGCGCTCGTTCGCCGAGCGGATGTTCGGCGACGGCTCGGTGCTGATCGAGCGGTACTTCCCCCGGGTGCGCCACGTCGAGGTGCAGATCCTCGGCTTGGCCGACGGGCGGGTCGTGGCGCTCGGCGAGCGCGAGTGCTCGGTGCAGCGGCGCAACCAGAAGCTGGTCGAGGAGTCCCCGTCCCCGGCGGTCTCGCCGGAGCTGCGGGAGCGGTTCCTGGCCGCCGCCGTGCGGGCCGGCGAGGCGGTGAACTACCGCAACGCGGGCACGGTGGAGTGCCTGTTCGATCCGAGCACGAGCGAGTTCTTCTTCCTGGAGATGAACACGCGGCTCCAGGTGGAGCACCCGGTGACCGAGCTGGTCTACGGCCTGGACCTGGTCGAGGAGCAGCTGCGGGTCGCCTCCGGCCTGGCCCCGACGTTCGACCCGGCCGCGCTCGCCCCGCGTGGGCACGCCATCGAGCTGCGGATCAACGCCGAGGACCCGAAGCGCTTCCTGCCCGGGCCGGGCGCGATCACCGCGTGGACCGAGCCGATCGGCGCGGGGGTGCGCGTCGACTCCGGGTACGTCAACGGCAACACCGTCACCCCGTTCTACGACAGCCTGATGGCGAAGCTGATCGTCAGCGGCGCGGACCGGGCCGAGGCGATCGAGCGGGCGAGGGCGGCGGTCGCGGCGTTCGAGATCGCCGGTCCGAAGTGCAACCTGCCCTTCTTCGCCGAGCTGCTGGAGAACCCCGAGTTCCTCTCCGGCGACTACGACACCGCCATCGTCTCCCGCATGCGCTGA
- a CDS encoding TetR/AcrR family transcriptional regulator — MTVEQQARGTAGAGRRRSRKDEILEIAVGLFAARGYHGVSMDDIGAAAGVTGPALYHHFAGKEAMLAAALIPVSEGLLAGGRERAAGRPDDPRGALESLIDFHVDFALANPAVIALHLHELDRLPDEPRRRIRRLQRLYVEQWVTVLTALHPGMPDGEGRVLAHAAFGLMNSTPFLGGEVDRRRRAELLRGATLAALLA; from the coding sequence GTGACGGTGGAGCAACAGGCACGGGGCACGGCGGGCGCTGGTCGGCGCCGCTCCCGCAAGGACGAGATCCTGGAGATCGCGGTCGGTCTCTTCGCGGCCCGGGGCTACCACGGCGTCTCCATGGACGACATCGGCGCGGCCGCCGGGGTCACCGGTCCGGCGCTCTACCACCACTTCGCCGGCAAGGAGGCGATGCTGGCCGCCGCGCTCATCCCGGTGAGCGAGGGGCTGCTCGCCGGGGGCCGGGAGCGCGCCGCGGGCCGCCCGGACGACCCGCGCGGCGCGCTGGAGTCCCTGATCGACTTCCACGTCGACTTCGCGCTCGCCAACCCCGCGGTGATCGCCCTGCACCTGCACGAGTTGGACCGCCTCCCCGACGAGCCGCGCCGCCGCATCCGCCGGCTCCAGCGGCTCTACGTCGAGCAGTGGGTGACCGTGCTGACCGCGCTGCACCCAGGCATGCCGGACGGCGAGGGGCGGGTGCTGGCGCACGCCGCGTTCGGCCTCATGAACTCCACCCCGTTCCTCGGCGGTGAGGTGGACCGGCGACGGCGTGCCGAGCTCCTGCGCGGCGCCACCCTGGCCGCCCTCCTGGCCTGA